A genomic window from Gammaproteobacteria bacterium includes:
- a CDS encoding methyltransferase domain-containing protein — protein MSPFSKLINIASIQLLQKNLNGNAYIANELETRLLEHLPQSGVSTKQLDMLRDCSAETLVSETLPYQDATFDCVVAHFTLLWHKDIAAFFKEVRRILMPNGVFLFSTLGIKSAHEMERLGDLLLQASFHQLVIDRESLQLQYDNDSQLFADLASSSLNDQLVQVVTEPSGQITATLEVIYGYALGKVISPAFPGKIEIPVENITLRKFK, from the coding sequence ATGAGCCCTTTTTCAAAATTAATAAATATAGCAAGCATTCAACTGTTACAAAAAAATCTTAATGGAAATGCGTATATCGCCAATGAATTAGAAACGCGTTTACTTGAACACTTACCGCAGTCAGGTGTATCAACTAAACAATTAGATATGTTGCGAGATTGTTCGGCAGAAACACTGGTCAGTGAGACACTACCTTACCAAGACGCCACTTTTGATTGTGTGGTTGCTCATTTTACTCTGCTCTGGCACAAAGATATTGCTGCTTTTTTTAAAGAAGTACGTCGCATTCTCATGCCGAATGGAGTTTTTTTGTTTTCTACTTTAGGCATTAAATCCGCCCATGAAATGGAAAGATTAGGAGATTTATTGTTGCAGGCATCGTTTCATCAGCTAGTAATTGACAGAGAATCTTTGCAATTACAATATGATAATGACAGTCAATTATTTGCAGATTTAGCTTCATCGAGTTTAAATGATCAATTAGTTCAAGTGGTCACAGAGCCATCAGGGCAAATTACTGCAACACTGGAAGTGATTTATGGTTATGCGCTAGGGAAAGTAATAAGCCCCGCATTTCCTGGGAAAATAGAGATTCCTGTAGAAAATATTACCTTGCGGAAATTTAAATGA
- a CDS encoding ComF family protein: MKCFLKFCSSLIKKTILPYHCVLCLNVSDQQRDLCRQCEIELPVSSHTCPQCGIALPITSHQYRCAQCIKHLPYFNDTVVGFNYQTPINFWLKQFKFHKKGLYARILTEIYAEKIALLFEKHPETRPQLLVPVPLHWRRIAHRGFNQAYIIAQQLSQKLQIPMCRHSHVTRIKYTQPQAKLNQQLRNRNINGAFYVQNLFGIKHIAIVDDVITTGNTVNELSKQLKKQGVQHVSVWAVARTN; encoded by the coding sequence ATGAAATGTTTTCTAAAATTCTGTTCAAGTTTAATCAAAAAAACAATATTACCTTATCACTGCGTGCTGTGTCTCAATGTCAGTGATCAACAACGAGATTTATGTCGTCAATGTGAAATAGAATTACCTGTCTCATCACATACATGTCCGCAATGTGGTATTGCTCTGCCAATAACCTCTCATCAATATCGTTGCGCCCAATGCATTAAACATCTCCCCTATTTTAATGATACGGTGGTAGGCTTTAATTATCAAACTCCAATCAATTTCTGGCTGAAGCAATTTAAATTTCATAAAAAGGGGTTGTATGCTCGTATACTCACAGAAATTTATGCAGAAAAAATAGCGCTATTATTTGAGAAGCATCCTGAAACTCGGCCCCAACTACTTGTGCCTGTACCACTGCATTGGCGACGCATAGCCCATCGTGGTTTTAATCAAGCCTATATTATTGCTCAACAGTTAAGTCAAAAACTACAAATTCCTATGTGTCGGCATTCTCATGTTACTCGCATTAAATATACACAGCCGCAAGCTAAACTGAATCAACAATTGCGTAATCGAAATATTAATGGGGCATTTTATGTGCAAAATCTATTTGGGATTAAGCACATCGCTATTGTTGATGATGTTATCACGACAGGAAATACCGTCAACGAGCTATCGAAGCAGCTAAAAAAGCAAGGTGTTCAACATGTTTCTGTTTGGGCCGTAGCAAGAACTAATTAA
- a CDS encoding VacJ family lipoprotein, translating to MIQRKLWSTVLCLLISGCCSLANAEPQAPQFQTVSPFMASEPSPVENTNPNVSPMLPTSPALTPANSPVKDPYENMNRKIFSFNDRLDTYFLVPVSKTYNKVMPKPLNRGISNFFSNLNNLPTISNDILQGNFYQATSDSWRFFVNSTAGAAGLFDVANNMGLEPNTEDFGLTLARWGYTDTSYVVLPFFGPSTVRDTAGLPVDFLFFSPYGYIQDPRTSYTLYALNIVSNRARLLQYQNLYDQIALDRYAFIRNAYLQQRANAIDRNQHLSDPYFNLTSKKNAGVSNSGTVS from the coding sequence ATGATTCAGCGTAAATTATGGTCTACAGTGTTATGTTTGTTAATAAGCGGCTGTTGTTCGCTGGCAAATGCAGAGCCACAAGCACCCCAATTTCAAACTGTCAGCCCTTTTATGGCATCTGAGCCCTCTCCTGTGGAAAACACTAATCCTAATGTTTCTCCAATGCTGCCAACCTCTCCTGCACTCACTCCCGCCAATTCGCCGGTGAAGGATCCTTACGAGAACATGAATCGCAAGATTTTTAGTTTTAATGACAGATTAGACACATATTTCCTCGTTCCTGTGTCAAAAACATACAATAAAGTTATGCCCAAGCCCCTTAATCGAGGCATTAGTAATTTTTTTAGTAATCTCAATAATCTTCCCACCATCAGCAATGACATACTGCAAGGCAATTTTTACCAAGCCACTTCAGATTCTTGGCGATTTTTTGTTAACTCAACTGCAGGAGCAGCGGGATTGTTTGATGTTGCAAATAACATGGGCTTAGAACCCAATACAGAAGATTTTGGATTAACCTTAGCGCGCTGGGGTTACACGGATACCAGTTATGTCGTGTTACCGTTTTTTGGCCCAAGTACAGTACGTGACACCGCCGGACTGCCAGTGGACTTTTTATTTTTCAGTCCGTACGGGTATATTCAAGACCCTCGAACGAGCTATACATTATACGCTCTCAATATTGTGAGTAACCGTGCCCGGCTACTGCAATATCAAAATCTTTATGATCAAATTGCTCTTGATCGCTATGCTTTTATTCGTAATGCCTATCTTCAACAACGAGCCAATGCGATTGATCGTAATCAACACCTTTCAGATCCTTATTTCAATCTCACTAGCAAAAAAAATGCCGGTGTGAGCAATAGCGGCACTGTGTCTTAA
- the trmL gene encoding tRNA (uridine(34)/cytosine(34)/5-carboxymethylaminomethyluridine(34)-2'-O)-methyltransferase TrmL translates to MLHIALFEPEIPPNTGNIIRLCANTGVQLHLIHPLGFAMDEKQLKRAGLDYHEFTQVIEHQNYAQFLQWAGDRTIFACSTKGELFHHEVSYQKNNILLFGPETRGLPVEIRESLPKNQVIRIPMVANSRSLNLSNAAAIITYEALRQLNFKG, encoded by the coding sequence ATGTTACATATTGCACTGTTTGAACCCGAAATACCCCCAAATACCGGAAATATTATTCGTTTATGCGCTAATACCGGTGTTCAACTGCACTTAATTCATCCGCTTGGATTTGCCATGGATGAGAAACAATTGAAACGTGCTGGTTTAGATTATCATGAATTTACGCAAGTCATTGAACACCAAAATTACGCTCAATTTCTGCAATGGGCGGGAGATCGTACAATATTTGCCTGTTCAACTAAAGGTGAATTATTTCATCACGAAGTGAGCTATCAAAAAAACAATATTTTATTATTTGGTCCAGAAACACGCGGACTGCCGGTTGAAATTCGTGAATCCCTGCCTAAAAATCAAGTAATTCGAATTCCCATGGTAGCAAACAGTCGCAGCTTAAATCTCTCTAATGCTGCCGCAATCATTACTTATGAAGCATTGCGGCAGCTCAATTTTAAAGGCTAG
- the dsbG gene encoding thiol:disulfide interchange protein DsbG, which yields MQKDFLKVLIAMGVFVVSTSFADTTASPEELALIKKIGQDKLSVLSNFPGPGNLHGFVLQPQGGQPMIMYVDDKAQYAVYGTVISKDGENLTEQDNEKYVKKYTALKIADNLAETTPIKEGRDDAPYKLIVVADPNCSACNYSYNAIKPFIDKGELQVNWILVYFVRPDSQAKAAAIMNAKDPGKAMAENEAGFDMKTEEGGIAPLTDIPKPLLEELEGNMKFMHDTGISSTPTLIFYTKEGELKYISGAPSDVGAFLKKEAPGATSTQPSPSWWDKLLARVKKGS from the coding sequence ATGCAGAAGGATTTTTTGAAAGTATTAATAGCAATGGGTGTGTTTGTTGTTTCTACCAGCTTTGCAGACACAACGGCAAGTCCAGAAGAGTTAGCGTTGATTAAAAAAATCGGCCAAGATAAGTTATCGGTTCTTAGTAACTTTCCTGGGCCAGGCAATCTACATGGTTTCGTGCTTCAACCTCAGGGTGGGCAGCCTATGATTATGTATGTGGATGATAAAGCGCAATATGCGGTTTATGGTACAGTAATTAGCAAAGATGGTGAAAATCTTACCGAACAAGATAATGAAAAATATGTTAAAAAATATACAGCGTTAAAAATAGCGGATAATTTAGCCGAAACAACGCCAATAAAGGAAGGGCGCGATGATGCCCCTTATAAATTAATTGTCGTAGCGGATCCGAATTGTTCAGCATGTAACTATTCTTATAATGCGATTAAACCCTTTATTGATAAAGGCGAACTGCAGGTTAATTGGATATTAGTTTATTTTGTGCGACCCGATAGCCAAGCAAAAGCAGCCGCTATTATGAATGCTAAAGATCCAGGTAAGGCTATGGCTGAAAATGAAGCTGGTTTTGATATGAAAACAGAAGAAGGTGGTATTGCTCCTCTGACTGATATTCCTAAGCCGCTTCTTGAAGAGTTAGAAGGAAATATGAAGTTCATGCATGATACTGGTATTAGCAGTACACCTACTTTAATTTTCTACACCAAAGAAGGTGAATTGAAATATATCAGTGGCGCACCTTCTGATGTTGGCGCGTTCCTTAAAAAAGAAGCTCCTGGTGCTACATCAACGCAACCTAGCCCTAGTTGGTGGGACAAGTTACTGGCGCGCGTGAAAAAAGGGTCTTAG
- a CDS encoding DUF3301 domain-containing protein, with amino-acid sequence MWTLFFLLVLLFFVFLWYTRTHLKEQAFGLAMAAVEKNGYQLLDDAISLTQVRIFRNGRTFSLMHTFEFHYADEQQHRQVGKVIRHGKGWLNITFSSTVPPNVSQETDRKVIPFPGNYRHD; translated from the coding sequence ATGTGGACACTATTTTTTTTATTGGTATTACTTTTTTTTGTTTTTCTCTGGTACACCAGAACACATTTAAAAGAGCAAGCATTTGGTCTTGCTATGGCTGCTGTAGAAAAAAATGGCTATCAATTATTGGATGATGCGATTAGCTTGACACAAGTACGCATTTTTAGAAATGGACGAACATTTTCCTTAATGCACACATTTGAATTTCATTATGCAGATGAGCAACAGCATCGACAAGTCGGCAAAGTCATACGACACGGCAAAGGATGGCTGAATATTACATTTTCCTCTACCGTGCCGCCCAATGTTTCGCAAGAAACTGATAGAAAAGTAATCCCATTTCCTGGAAACTATCGACATGACTGA